One Mercurialis annua linkage group LG3, ddMerAnnu1.2, whole genome shotgun sequence DNA window includes the following coding sequences:
- the LOC126672810 gene encoding uncharacterized protein LOC126672810, protein MVMADYNINKKRVRDDESSELDIPEVKKLREDLLLGILDEPYFDAENQDLDSVMKSFEEELSSSSASSRGVVVVDLTSDSGESQPELGYLLEASDDELGLPPSKRDDGGEKGELTELIRVDSGDSAENGGFWGFDENIPSFDSFELGTGENYNHNTDDYAAFDDGLFEYSSVSFDYSDNSWRLGNMPAE, encoded by the coding sequence atgGTTATGGCGGATTACAATATCAACAAAAAGCGAGTCAGGGACGACGAATCGTCCGAGTTAGACATCCCTGAGGTCAAGAAATTAAGAGAAGATTTGTTACTCGGTATTCTTGATGAACCGTACTTCGATGCGGAGAATCAAGATCTTGACTCAGTTATGAAGAGTTTTGAAGAGGaattatcttcttcttctgcttcttctaGAGGCGTAGTTGTTGTCGATTTAACTTCCGACTCCGGCGAGTCTCAGCCGGAACTCGGTTATCTTCTAGAAGCATCTGATGATGAGCTTGGTTTACCTCCTTCTAAAAGAGATGACGGTGGAGAAAAAGGTGAACTCACTGAGTTGATACGAGTTGACTCGGGTGACTCGGCGGAGAACGGCGGGTTTTGGGGATTTGATGAGAATATACCGAGCTTTGACTCGTTCGAGTTGGGAACCGGTGAGAACTATAATCATAATACCGATGACTACGCCGCGTTTGACGATGGACTTTTCGAGTATTCTAGCGTTTCTTTTGATTATTCTGATAACTCGTGGCGCCTTGGAAATATGCCGGCCGAGtaa
- the LOC126674488 gene encoding ubiquitin receptor RAD23d-like — MKVIIKTLKGTTFDIEVQPEDTVADFKKKIQASQGAAIYPAGQQMLIYQGKVLKDNTTIDENKVAENSFVVIMLTKNKSSAGEGSTASATKAPQTSVPATTAPQAVVPTAAPPAPAPTAAPTPAASPAAAPPSAAPAAVPSAAPATVPSATAGSEGDVYGQAASNLVAGNNLEGAVQQILDMGGGTWDRDTVIRALRAAFNNPERAVEYLYSGIPEQAEAPPVAPVPVSGQAASQPAQPQQPAQPAAAVPSAGPNANPLDLFPQGLPNMGAGAGAGAGAGTLDFLRNSQQFQALRAMVQANPQILQPMLQELGKQNPNLVRLIQDHQADFLRLINEPAEGEEGNIMGQLAAAMPQAVTVTPEEREAIERLEAMGFDRALVLEVYFACNKNEELAANYLLDHMHEFED; from the exons atgaaggttATTATCAAGACTTTGAAGGGCACTACGTTCGATATTGAAGTGCAACCGGAAGATACT GTTGCtgatttcaaaaagaaaatacaaGCTTCTCAAGGGGCAGCTATTTATCCTGCTGGACAACAAATGCTTATATATCAGGGGAAAGTCCTTAAAGATAACACAACAATTGATGAAAATAAGGTTGCTGAAAATAGTTTTGTCGTGATCATGTTGACAAAG AATAAAAGCTCAGCGGGAGAAGGTTCAACTGCTTCTGCTACTAAg GCACCTCAAACAAGTGTACCGGCAACAACGGCTCCCCAAGCTGTTGTACCAACCGCAGCACC TCCTGCTCCTGCTCCTACAGCTGCTCCTACACCTGCAGCCTCTCCTGCAGCTGCTCCTCCCTCAGCTGCACCTGCTGCTGTTCCCTCAGCTGCACCTGCTACTGTTCCCTCAGCTACTGCGGG GTCAGAGGGAGATGTTTATGGCCAGGCGGCATCAAACCTGGTTGCAGGAAATAACTTAGAGGGTGCAGTTCAGCAAATTCTTGATATGGGTGGGGGAACTTGGGATAGGGATACTGTTATTCGTGCTCTTCGTGCAGCATTCAACAATCCTGAGAGAGCTgttgaatatttatattct GGAATTCCTGAACAAGCTGAAGCTCCACCTGTCGCTCCTGTGCCTGTGAGTGGGCAAGCTGCAAGTCAACCAGCCCAACCTCAGCAGCCGGCGCAACCAGCAGCCGCCGTTCCTTCTGCAGGACCCAATGCTAATCCTCTAGATCTTTTCCCTCAG gGCCTTCCCAACATGGGTGCAGGTGCCGGTGCCGGTGCAGGTGCTGGAACTCTAGACTTCTTGCGGAATAGTCAACAG TTCCAAGCATTGAGAGCCATGGTGCAGGCCAATCCACAGATATTACAG CCTATGCTTCAAGAATTGGgaaaacaaaaccctaatctCGTGAGACTTATTCAAGACCATCAGGCAGACTTTCTTCGTCTCATCAATGAACCAGCCGAAGGTGAAGAGGG AAACATCATGGGGCAGCTAGCTGCAGCAATGCCACAGGCAGTAACCGTCACACCTGAAGAGCGTGAAGCCATAGAACGG CTGGAAGCAATGGGGTTTGATAGGGCACTGGTATTAGAGGTGTATTTCGCATGCAACAAGAACGAGGAGTTGGCGGCCAACTACCTATTAGATCACATGCACGAATTTGAGGATTGA